The following DNA comes from Papaver somniferum cultivar HN1 chromosome 4, ASM357369v1, whole genome shotgun sequence.
ACATTTTGTACCTAAATgaaggatatcccataaccacttttttggacactaagaatccaagtgaaaccCCTCTAATGTAGTGTGACGCCTCAATAATAACCTtcaataaaaaagaacaaaaaaaaatgagttgGCCTGGACAACTTTTTAGTAGTATGACACACTAGCCATTTAGATGCAAATATAGCCTACACGGAAGATGACATAAATATGCATGACCACACAAAACTGCTAGTAATTGTTGTTTTACTTGTACACATGAACCACGGAGATCATTTTGGCCATGGTACTAGCTACTAGGAAATGGGAATCCTAGCTAGAAACTGGAACAAATAAAAGATGAGACCAAATGGATTAAAGTGAAGCTCTGTCCAAAATGTCTCACTGTTGATCAACAAAAGGCCCACTAATTGGCTACTGCTCTTATGTTCTTAGCAGAACAAAAAATGCAGTTATTTGTCATTTGCACATGCTCGTTGAGGTGATGTTCCTACGCATAATACGCCATCTCGTGCACTAACCAATGGACTTGAACTTGCCCTTGCCGCCTTACACTTATATATATTGAGCCATCAATCAAGATATTAATAATTCTTAGCACATCTGTTAAGAATAATAGTCTCACATGGACTAAACCCGGAGCTTATAATCAACATCACCTCTTTTTTCCTTGTCTGTTTTTTTATGTGCCATAGAGTAGGACTACTTAAGTAAAGAGGTGTGCTCGGACACGTGAGGTTCACTTCAATCTTAATCGGCAATACAAAAAAAACTAGGAAGATAAAAAACGTACATTCATAATCTAGTGTTTTATTATTAAGCAAAGCAAGGAACCATTGACGGCACTACATGGACCACATTACATATAGTTGAACCCAAGTGACATGGTATATGGTGTTTACCTCATCATGTCATTACAGGTAACTGTTTATTACATCATTTATTTAAGCAAATAGATATATAACCTCATTGAATTAGCATATACATGGATATTTTCTTTAAAATATCTTAGTCATGCAGCTAACCTTCGGGTGATTGCCTAACGGAAAGTAACAGGGTAGATTGGTCTCATATCAGGGTAGTACAAGCCAAAATGTTGCTCAGTCGGGAGGCCGTCCTTCTGATTCTCGTTAAAAAGTGCAAAAATATAAGTCTCTATGCTCCTTCCTGGCCTCCTTGGGGTTCCATTTGTTCCAGATACATGTGAAATCAAATTGGTAACATATGTTTTGGCATTTGTAATTGTTGCAATATTTCCATTTTGACCGGATGGCCATCCACTTTCGGTGATGACAATATCGATGCTGGATCCACCAACCCTATCCATCGCCGCATATACTGCATCCGTCATAGCATCAAACAAGTTGCTGTATTGCAGTCCGTTACCGCTGTCTGTTGCGACGACTCGATTTGCGGTAAACAATGCATAATCCAACCCTATTTCTTGTGGGTTTCTGCTGTACGCGAAGTAAGGATAGATATTTACAAGGAGAGGAGTCCTGTTATCTACCAAAAACCTTACTATTGATCGCATTATGTTCTCGGCGCCGTCGGAAAATCGACCCCTGGACGGAGGAAATGAATCTACAACCAGACCCATAAAAGTAGTTGTACTTACTTGAGTTGTTCTCCCAGCAGCTCTAAGTGCATCTCTAATATTATTCATGGCGGGAAGAATGAAATCCGACTCTGCAGCTGTAGGAATATTGATTTCATTTCCAACTGAAATGTATCGAAATTGAACGTTACTGAATGCAACAACATTGGTATTAACCCAGTTTCTAGCAAATGAGGGATCATTTCCCATCGTTTGGACATCTGAGTTAGGGACACCAAGTACAACTCCGATTCCTGACCCTCGTAGGGCATTTAGGGCATTAGAATCTGGACTAAAAAGACGAACTTTGTCTACATTTTTCGATTTTAAGAGGTTAACGACTGCAGTCGGGGGCGGTAGGTTGTCTCCTACCATTCCATAGTTCACACCAACAACTGCCGCTTCTGCATGCATCCaaataaattaaattattatGTATGTTTAGGAATAAATAATAAACTATTTAACAGAAAGCATATAAATGTACTATGTATATACCAAGGAATACATTTGATGAAACCAGAAGCACTGCAAAGAAGGAAATTATGTAAAGCATTATTGGACTCATTGTTTTTGAAAATGTTCCAATAGAATACTTTTGTTACGAATGTTGTATGTGATACTAGATCGACGCATGAGTATATATAGGTAAAATTTGAGTGAGACTTTTCTACTAAAAGGATGACAACAATCCATTTTCCACATACGATATCTTAGTTGTGTGGTTGCTTACTACAGGTCATTAGTGACCAGCTACCCATACATGGCTAAGAACCATTCAAATATATGACCTCATCAATAATACATCATCAAGTTGTCTTATCATGTATCATTAGCCGTTTCCTTTACGTTTGGAATAGACATCAACGTGGGCTGCACAAAATTTGCAGGGTAAAGTTAAAACAACGATGCAGCTAGCATGCATGAGAGGTAAAATCGCTATAATGAGCCAAAAGCATTAGATATGGACCATATGGTTGATTGTTCGCCCATGTTTAACTATCGCATGCTGCTAAATGTAAGTTTTATTTCCAGGAAATGAAAAAGATGCATGTGGACACTCACAGCAGGGGCTGCGCGACTTGGGTAAATACGGAATAACTTAATTCAAGATGCGAATTAAATTCTGTCTTCTGTTAAAAGAACAgaattaatactccctccgttatttttaactttttttgatgacaagtgttatgtggatcatttcacttatttctttgactgacaagtgtcatgaggaccatttcgcttcacttcttttattgacaagtgtttaGAGGACCACTtccaataattagttctcttaatttccttaattttctcaaaaaaagaaactgtCATATTAAAAAGTAACACAGAGAGTACATTTAAATCTTGTCTGATTAGGAATTGTATGTAGAATGTTCTTCATCGAACTGACTGAGACATGAAGTCTTAATCATAACCAGCTGGTAACCGTAATACATGCGGATCCTATACACTGTATTGAAAACAAACCGTAGGAAGTGGAGTAACAACTAACAAGTCTGACTGGCAATCTCCTTCGGAAACATTGATTTTTCTAGCCACCCATTAACTCATGCCTTTGAATGACGTGTACCCTATCATATGACCTACCCTAATAGGGGTACCAATATGCTTGGGGGAGTACCAACACAGTATATTCCCATTGGATTAGTATTACCCCCAAGCAAACTGATTGCATCCATGAATAATATGGAGAAGAAACCTTAAAGTAAAGCAAACTCTAAGAATGGTGTATACCGTATAATTAGCATGTCTTGTTTTGATCTTGATATTGATGGGTAGCTTTGATTTTACTTTTAAATCTGAGTGTTCTGATCTGAGTCGGATAGAATCCGAGTTTTAAAATGTATTGTTTTGATCTTGATATTGATGGCGAGCCATGAAACAATGAATTGGCACACAGGCATGACAAAAATGAATCGAAATTTAATTTGATATCATGACACACTAGCTAGCCGCTATTTAGATGCAAATATGCATGAAATTCTAAAAACAACCCACGCAGCTATTAATTGTTTTTCTTGTACACATGAACCATACAGTAACGGTGTTAGAGAGAAGAAAGTTGTTAAACAATCTCCGAAAGTGtatttgatttttaatttgtaaAATCTTGAAAAGTGTTTTTCATTACAGACACGGAAACAAAGGACAGATATTTAAAGGATTCAACAAACCGACACAAGACAACTGTGACCAATACCTGCTACCTACTAACACCAGTTACTAACTAATGTTTAACTAACACCTGTCAGTTTACACATGTGGTTCACACGGTGATAAACAGATTCTCTAACACCCTCCGCAAGTCCAGTGGCTAAGAAGAATTGCACACACTGAGCTTGGACCGTAATACAGAAAATCTTGTCCTGGCTAAGCCTTTTGTGAAAATATTCAGCAATTTGATCCTGTGTGGAAATGAAACGAACTTCAAGAGACTTTGAAGCTACCAATTCTCGTACATAATGAAAAGAAATCCCAATATGCTTCATTCGATTGTGAAAAATTGGATTTGCAGTCAAATAAGTGGCACCCGTGTTGTCACACCAAAGAACAGGCTTTCTAGGAGACTGAAAATGAAGTTCTTTCATAAGGGACTGAATCCAGACAAGTTCTGAAGTAGCATCTGCTAGATCCTTATATCCATCCTCTGTACTTGACCTGGAAATAGTCTTTTGTTTCCTAGAGCACCATGAGATAAGGTTTGTACCCATAAAAATTGCCATACCACTTGTAGATCTTTTGTCACTTGGATcacctgcccaatctgcatctgaaaaAGCCTGAAGCGGAAGAGAACTTGACCTTTTGAACTGAAGTCCATAACCCAATATACCTTGTAAGTATCTTAGAATATTTTTAACTGCAGTCCAGTGAACTTCAGTTGGAGATTACATAAATTGGAAAGCTCTATTGATAACATATGCTATATCTGGTCTGGTGATGGTAGCATATTGTAATGCACCAATAACACTTTTATACAATGAAGGATCATGAAAAGATGCAGATGTAACATTATCTTGAGTAGTGGCAATAGGAGTAGTGGAAGAATGAGAAAATGTCatttttgtcttgtgtagtaagTTAGAAATGTATTTCTCCTGAGATAATAAGATACCTTCACTGTTCTTTGTAGCTTGAATACCAAGGAAAAAATGCAAGACTCCCAAATCTTTTATTACAAATTCTCTACCAAGATCAACAAGAAATTTGTCAATGTCTGAAGTAGAACTGCCTGTTACTagtatatcatcaacatacacaagTACATATAAAGCTGCAGAAAAAGTAAACCTGTAAAATAATAAAGTATCAGTTTTAGAGGGAAGAAAACCACACTGTAGGAGAAAATGACTTAGCCTTGCAAACCAAGATCTTGGAGCTTGCTTTAATCCATACAAGGATTTTTGGAGCTTACACACATGATTAGGTAACAGTTTATCAATGTAACCTGGAGGTTGAACCATGTAGACTTCTTCTGATAAATGACCATGTAAAAAGGCATTCTTAACATCAAGTTGCCTAATCTTCCAGCCCTTGTAAAGAGAAATGGAAAGTATCATTCTAACAGTTGTAGGTTTAACAACATGACTAAAAGTATCTTGATAGCCAATGCCTTCAACTTGATTGAATCCTTTGGTCACTAATCTAGCTTTATATCTCTCAATTGTGCATCAACATTTCTTTTTATTCTGAATATCCACTTACAACCAATTATATTAGCACTACTTCCTGCCAACACTAGCTTCCATGTGCCATTTTGCAGTAAGGCATTTATTTCCTCATCCATTGTAGCTCTCCATTTTGGATCTTTACAGGCTTCAGAGTAGCAACCGGGAACAGTAATGTCTTCACATACAGTCTGCACTTCAGAAGCAAAAACTTTGGGTTTGAATATTCCCTTTTTGCCTCTTGTTGTCATGGGTTGATCATTAACAACAATAGAACTGGATTGCATAAGTGCTGAAGAAGTAGCAGGAATACTAACACCAGGAGAACTGGATTGCATATGTGTTGAAGGAGGATCATCAATAGTAGACAAAACAGAATCAACTTCATTTGATATAACAACAGAAGTAACATAATGCTCATATGAAGTAGTATACTTAGATGCAGAAGTATGCTTAGATGAAATGACCTTAAGTAGTTGAGTGTAGGGAAATTCGGATCCAACAAACCTGACATTTCTGGAAATAATAATCTTGTTTGTGAAAGGATTGAGATATCTATACCCTTTATGCATTTTACTGTATCCCAAGAATATGCACTGTACTGAACTGGGTTCCAATTTATGGGCATTGAATGGTCTCAGACAAGGATAGCAAGAACAACCAAAGCTGTGCAAGAAAGAATAGTCAGGTTTGATATTAAAAAGACTTTAAAGTGGTGATTTTTGCTGCAATATGGGTGTAGGGAGTCTATTGATGAGGTAATTGGCTGTTTCAAATGCATAACTCCAATATGAAATGGGAAGTGAAGCATGAGATAAGAGTGCCAGTCTAGTTTCAACTATATGCCTGTGTTTTCTTTCAGTAGTTccattttgagcatgtgcatgaGGACAATAAACTCTATGTCCTATGCCACAAGTATCTAAGTACCTAGATACATATCTATACTCTCCTCCCCAGTCAGACTGAATAAATTTAATCTTTTTGTTCAATTGATTTTCAACATGAGATTTAAACTTGATAAAAGTATCAAGAACTTCTGACTTGTATGTTAAAGGATAAAACCAAGTGAATCTGCTAAAGGAATCAATAAAGGAGACATAGTACTTATATCCATTGATTGAACAAATGAGAGAAACCCATACATCTGAGTGAATAAGTTCTAGAGGACTGGACACAGTGGTAGGAGAATATGGTAGAGCATGACTTTTAGCAATATGGCAGGCATTACATGCTTGAGAAGATAAATTCTTATTTATAACTGCATCACAGATGACAAAACATGCTTCAGAGTAGAGTAAGCAGGGTGGCCTAGCTTATTATGCCAATTAACTAAACTTGTAGTGGATAGTGCTTGTTTGATATGTGCTGCAGTAAACTCCAAATGATATAATACATCTTTAACTGGACCACTGAGAAGGACCTTGCTGGTAACCAAATCCTTCACATAGAATGAAGTAGGATGAAATTCAAAGAAGCAATTATTCTCCTTTATAAATTGATGCACAAATATGAGGTCCTTAGTTATAGTAGGAACATGAAGAATATTTGAAagtgtaaatgtgacattatcaTGTTGAAAAATTGAAGTACCAACATTAATAATGTGCAAACCTGATCCATTGCCAACTTTAACTTGATCATAGCCTTGATATTCTGAATGAAGATTCGTGTTTGAAAGATCTGAAGTAATATGATGTGTGGCCCCTGAATCTGGTACCCAAGAAGAAGTAGAGGCAGTTGTGGAACTTGAGTTATCATAGACAACAAAAGCTCCTGGTTCAGGATACCAAAATTCTGCAGAATCATCACCATAGTAGTCATAACTAGTGTTGTAAGCCTGAGCATTTGAGTTGTCATAATATCTGTATTTGCAGATAGGAGCCTGATGACCATCCTTCTTACAGATTTGACATGGAAGTAAGAAGCTATTGTGTTGAGGTTGAGATTGTGGTGGaaagaaattattattattatgaaatcgTCCACCAGTTCTGCCACCATAATCAGATCGGCCACCACGAAAACCACCTCTATAATAGCCACTACCTCTGTTACCTCGATTGCCATGAAATCTATTAAACGAACCTCTCTGATTTGTATAGGAGGGTGAATGATTATAAGTACCAGGATATTGCTGAAAATAAGCTGTTGGTTGAGTGTAATATCTAGGGTATTGAGAATCAAATGATGAATTAGGATTGAAGAAGTTAGATTGATGAGTAGAAACATTTGCATAAGCTGCAGAGAGATCAGATTTTGATTCAGAGTTCACTCGAAGTTCTTCAAACAACAACAATACTAATAATTCAGATGAGGTAATGAGATTTTCATTCTTTAATTGTTGTGTGGTTATGGAGGTTTTGAAAGAATTAAACTCAGATGGTAATCCGTGAAGGATATGAAACACTAAATCTTCATCTGATATTACTCGGGAATTTTGAGCTTACTGATAGGATAGAGATCTAGCCTTGTTGAAGTACCCAACCACTGATTCACTTGATTTCTTTAAGTTTACTAAATCAAATTTAAGTTGCATCAATCGTGACCTAGTAGTAGCATTGAAATTATGTTCTAATCGAGTCCAGATTTCATGAGAAAATGTACAATCAAGTACCTGAGAATGAGTCTCTTCAGTGCAGGCGCTGAACAACCATGAAAGAATAGCTTGATCTTGATTAATCCAATAGTTGTAGAGTGGATTACGAACAAAATCATTATCTGGATCGGGATCTGGAAGAGTGTATGTAGCAAGAACGACTTCACCAGCAGGAGTTGATTTGCGAAAGAATTTAACTGGATATTGAAATGATCCATCAAGAAATCGAAACTGATTGTAACTTCGAAGTAGGGGTACAATTTGTGATTTCCATAAACTGTAATTTGTTAAAGATAGTTTTGATGGTGGTTTGAAGGTGAGTGGGATATGTTTTtcagattcaaccattgttgATGAGTTCTGGTGAAGAATGAAAGATTATTTTGGTTaaaagaattttagggttttgaacagatatctgataccatgttagagaGAAGAAAGTTGTTAAACAATCTCTCTGAAAGTGtatttgatttttaatttgtaatATCTTGAAAAGTGTTTTTCATTACAAACACAGAAACACGGGACATATATTTAAAGGATTTCACAAACTGACACAAGACAGCTGTGACCAATACCTGCTACCTACTAACACCAGTTACTAACTAATGTTTAACTAATACCTGTCAGTTTACACATGTGGTTCACACGGTGAGAAACAGATTCTCTAACAAACGGTAACAAATAAAATATGAGACGAAATGGATTAAAGTGTTGAGATCAACGTACAACTACTGCTATATATATATTCGCTTAACATCGCCTTTCATTTTTTTTCGTAGAGTGATCATCTCATCGGTCTGATAGCCTGTGCCATCTGGTTGCAGCACATAAAAGAAAAGCGAAATATTACATCTTTGATGAGTTGGAAGTTACTTGTTTGGCGGTCCCAACTAGTGGTGTATGTACCTTGAGAATTAATTAAGAACACCAAACTGGTCTTATTAATCAGGTCTCTAGCTCTAGTTTATGGAGGGATAAGAATAGAAGAGTGATGGCAAAGGGCAGATAATATCAAGTACTT
Coding sequences within:
- the LOC113274805 gene encoding putative glucan endo-1,3-beta-glucosidase GVI, which gives rise to MSPIMLYIISFFAVLLVSSNVFLEAAVVGVNYGMVGDNLPPPTAVVNLLKSKNVDKVRLFSPDSNALNALRGSGIGVVLGVPNSDVQTMGNDPSFARNWVNTNVVAFSNVQFRYISVGNEINIPTAAESDFILPAMNNIRDALRAAGRTTQVSTTTFMGLVVDSFPPSRGRFSDGAENIMRSIVRFLVDNRTPLLVNIYPYFAYSRNPQEIGLDYALFTANRVVATDSGNGLQYSNLFDAMTDAVYAAMDRVGGSSIDIVITESGWPSGQNGNIATITNAKTYVTNLISHVSGTNGTPRRPGRSIETYIFALFNENQKDGLPTEQHFGLYYPDMRPIYPVTFR